The proteins below come from a single Papaver somniferum cultivar HN1 chromosome 11, ASM357369v1, whole genome shotgun sequence genomic window:
- the LOC113322419 gene encoding pyruvate kinase 1, cytosolic-like — protein MHVTNLLLEEPIRMASILEPPKNNLSAMTKIVGTLGPKSRSVDVISGCLKAGMSVARFDFSWGDAEYHQETLENLKTSVKSTKKLCAVMLDTVGPELQVVNKSEKSIALKAESLVVLTPDQGQEATSDLLPINYDGLAKAVKKGDTIFLGQYLFTGSETTSVWLEVSEVKEVDVVCTVKNAAVLSGSLFTLHVSQIHIDLPTLTDKDKEVISTWGVRNDIDFLSLSYTRHAEDVRQAREFLSTLGQLSQTQIFAKIENIEGLTHFDEILEEADGIILSRGNLGIDLPPEKVFLFQKAALYKCNMAGKPAVVTRVVDSMTDNLRPTRAEATDVANAVLDGTDAILLGAETLRGLYPIETISTVRRICAEAEKVFNQDLYFKKTSKYVGEPMSHLESIASSAVRAAIKTKASVIIVFTSTGKAARLIAKYRPTMPVISVVVPRLITNQLKWTFTGAFEARQSLIVRNLFPMLADPRHPADSTSGSNETVLKVAVEHGKAAGVIKSHDRVVVCQKVGDSSVVKIIELEE, from the exons ATGCATGTCACTAATCTCTTACTCGAAGAACCAATCAGGATGGCTTCAATTCTTGAGCCACCAAAAAAC AATTTATCTGCAATGACTAAGATCGTGGGGACACTCGGGCCGAAATCGAGGTCTGTTGATGTGATTTCCGGCTGTCTGAAAGCTGGAATGTCCG TTGCACGGTTTGATTTTTCATGGGGTGATGCTGAATATCATCAGGAGACTTTGGAGAATTTGAAGACGTCTGTTAAGAGTACTAAGAAGCTATGTGCT GTTATGTTGGATACAGTAGGCCCAGAATTGCAAGTTGTTAATAAAAGCGAAAAATCGATTGCACTAAAGGCTGAATCATTGGTTGTTTTGACTCCGGATCAAGGTCAAGAAGCAACTTCAGATCTATTGCCAATCAATTATGATGGATTAGCAAAA GCAGTAAAGAAAGGAGACACCATCTTTCTGGGTCAATACCTGTTCACAGGAAGCGAAACTACCTCAGTTTGGCTTGAG GTATCTGAGGTGAAAGAGGTAGATGTGGTTTGCACAGTGAAGAATGCCGCAGTACTATCTGGATCATTGTTCACTTTGCACGTCTCTCAAATTCATATCGATCTCCCTACCCTAACTGACAAAGATAAAGAA GTTATAAGCACCTGGGGTGTTCGAAACGACATTGACTTTCTTTCCCTATCATATACCCGGCATGCAGAGGATGTTCGCCAA GCTCGTGAGTTCCTGTCTACCCTGGGTCAACTTAGTCAGACTCAGATTTTCGCTAAGATTGAGAACATAGAA GGTTTAACTCATTTCGACGAGATCCTAGAAGAAGCGGATGGCATTATCCTTTCTCGTGGAAATCTAGGCATAGATCTTCCTCCAGAAAAG GTGTTTTTATTTCAAAAGGCAGCCCTTTACAAGTGTAACATGGCTGGTAAGCCTGCAGTAGTAACTCGTGTTGTCGACAGTATGACAGACAATCTCAGACCAACACGTGCTGAAGCAACTGATGTGGCTAACGCTGTATTAGATG GTACTGACGCAATTCTTCTGGGTGCTGAGACACTTAGAGGATTATACCCTATTGAGACCATCTCCACTGTTCGTAGAATTTGTGCAGAG GCAGAGAAGGTTTTCAACCAGGACTTGTATTTTAAGAAAACTTCGAAATATGTCGGAGAACCAATGTCCCATTTGGAATCTATTGCTTCCTCTGCG GTACGTGCGGCAATCAAGACAAAGGCCTCTGTTATTATTGTTTTTACTTCGACTGGAAAGGCTGCAAG GTTGATTGCTAAGTATAGGCCAACAATGCCTGTTATATCAGTCGTCGTTCCACGCCTCATAACTAATCAACTCAAGTGGACTTTCACCGGCGCTTTTGAG GCGAGGCAATCACTGATCGTGAGAAATCTTTTCCCCATGCTTGCTGATCCTCGACATCCA GCTGACTCCACAAGCGGCTCCAACGAAACAGTTCTGAAAGTTGCAGTGGAACACGGGAAAGCAGCTGGTGTGATAAAATCTCATGACCGGGTTGTCGTCTGTCAGAAAGTTGGCGATTCTTCTGTGGTGAAGATCATTGAACTCGAAGAATAA